Part of the Carnobacterium pleistocenium FTR1 genome is shown below.
CTACAGTATTTACAACGGCTAAAACAATCATCATAATAACAACAAAGTAAATCATTAAAGCTGCTCCTCTTGCAGGATTTCTTAAAAAGAAGACTATACCAAAGCCACTAAATAAAATTCCCTCTGCTATACGCAATAATTTGTATTTGAGTTCTTGCGTTAAAATTATCCCATCAATGATAATGATAATTCCTATAAGAGTAAGTGTAATTCCGATAATCATTAGAAATAAAGAGCCTTGGCGGATAGGATTTGACAGGAATAACAGTCCTAAAATCAACAAAAGAATTCCTTGAGCTAGAAATTTCAATCGTTCCTTTTTCATGTTTACTCCTCCTATTTCTTGATACGGCGAGTTTATAATTGTAACTTGAAAAAGTCAATTAATTTGATTGGAATCCACAGCATAAATAGTGAGGTAGAATAATGGTGAAAAAAGGTGACATCTATCATAATGTAAAGTATAAAAAAACTTCATTTATATTCTGAATTCAAAATTTGCACAACACGCAGTAACCACCTACCCAAATGATCATAAGTAAATGGTTAAATCAAATTTTATTAAAGATTCTGCTAGTAAGTTATACAAAGATCAGGAGGAAAAAATAATGAATGAACGAGTTGTTGAAACTTTTATTGAGTTAGTTGAAATCGATTCTGAAGCTAAAGATGAAGGTAAGTTTCAAGCATTTCTTAAAGCAAAATTTGAAAGTCTCGGACTAGATGTCTTTGAAGATGATACTCTCAAGCAAACCGGGTTAGGAGCTAACAACTTGCTATG
Proteins encoded:
- a CDS encoding DUF308 domain-containing protein; the encoded protein is MKKERLKFLAQGILLLILGLLFLSNPIRQGSLFLMIIGITLTLIGIIIIIDGIILTQELKYKLLRIAEGILFSGFGIVFFLRNPARGAALMIYFVVIMMIVLAVVNTVAVFKLNHSVKWVAILLNILVIWFGFQSLLDPQLAVAIFYWTVSFQLIFTGINHIIMYFIIPDL